The following are encoded in a window of Alkalibacter saccharofermentans DSM 14828 genomic DNA:
- the radA gene encoding DNA repair protein RadA gives MRTKTVFVCTNCEAESYKWQGYCSNCGEWNTLEEKTVTKKDDKARKTSGKSSIAKKIQPLSKVPINSSERIVTGIKEFDRVMGGGVVRDSLSIITAKPGAGKSTLLLQVAGELAQKGLKILYASGEESESQIKNRADRIFSTIDDNLLVYCDNDLNNVIANVNEANPDLIILDSIQTFIMPDVSDSRAGSPTQTMECANAMLQLAKDTKRPRAVIMVGQMTKKDEMAGLRALEHLVDAVLIIEGENEEELRGLSVSKNRFGSTWERGFFTMSEKGLVSIDNPSEFFMTKRDDGELVGGSALTVIRDGSRSIIVEVESLVSHSFTPYPSRICECIPKDQLNTLISVLEQKSGVMLYDKNVVLKSTGGLRLKEQSVNLCVLMSIVSSVKNKGIPGNTAFVADVGLTGELKKVPTLEQRIRELDRMGFDRVFVAKNDVHIKQTYENIKVCQCKNIQDVIRMLFSL, from the coding sequence ATGAGAACTAAAACCGTATTTGTCTGTACAAATTGCGAGGCAGAGTCATATAAGTGGCAGGGATACTGCTCAAACTGCGGTGAGTGGAATACTCTAGAAGAAAAAACCGTAACGAAGAAAGATGACAAAGCAAGAAAAACATCTGGTAAAAGTTCAATCGCAAAAAAAATACAGCCTTTATCTAAGGTTCCAATAAATTCAAGCGAAAGGATAGTAACCGGAATCAAAGAATTTGATAGAGTTATGGGAGGCGGAGTAGTCAGAGACTCCTTATCGATCATAACAGCAAAGCCAGGTGCGGGAAAGTCAACGCTTTTGCTGCAAGTAGCAGGTGAACTTGCTCAAAAGGGATTGAAAATCCTATACGCATCAGGCGAGGAAAGTGAAAGTCAGATAAAAAATAGAGCAGATAGGATATTTTCGACAATCGACGACAATTTGCTGGTCTATTGCGACAATGACTTAAACAACGTGATCGCAAACGTAAATGAGGCGAATCCGGACCTGATAATACTCGACAGCATTCAAACTTTTATAATGCCTGATGTATCTGATTCCAGGGCAGGTTCTCCTACCCAAACCATGGAGTGCGCAAATGCAATGTTACAGCTGGCCAAGGATACAAAGAGGCCAAGAGCGGTAATCATGGTTGGGCAGATGACTAAGAAAGACGAGATGGCAGGATTAAGGGCACTTGAGCATCTAGTGGATGCGGTATTGATAATAGAGGGTGAAAATGAAGAAGAACTAAGAGGCTTGTCCGTCTCCAAAAATAGGTTTGGAAGCACGTGGGAAAGAGGTTTTTTTACAATGAGTGAAAAAGGACTCGTTTCCATAGATAATCCTTCAGAATTTTTTATGACCAAAAGGGACGATGGGGAACTGGTTGGAGGCAGCGCTCTTACGGTGATCAGAGACGGGTCAAGATCCATAATAGTCGAAGTGGAGAGTCTAGTATCACATTCATTCACTCCTTATCCGTCGAGAATCTGCGAGTGCATTCCCAAGGACCAGCTAAATACCCTTATATCCGTCTTGGAACAAAAATCCGGCGTTATGCTTTACGATAAAAATGTGGTATTGAAAAGCACAGGAGGGCTTAGACTTAAAGAGCAATCTGTAAATCTATGCGTGTTGATGAGCATAGTTTCATCTGTGAAGAACAAAGGGATTCCGGGGAACACCGCATTTGTGGCAGATGTGGGACTTACAGGAGAGCTAAAAAAAGTTCCCACTTTGGAACAGAGGATCAGAGAGCTTGACAGAATGGGGTTTGATAGGGTCTTTGTTGCGAAAAATGATGTGCATATAAAGCAAACCTATGAAAACATAAAAGTTTGTCAGTGTAAAAATATTCAGGATGTAATTAGGATGTTATTTTCTCTTTGA
- a CDS encoding DUF1934 domain-containing protein — protein sequence MNKKKIWISITGRTKHSEGKEDVIELVTEGEMYRKSTSDYIIYDETEVSGLEGTTTTLQIDKGKMSIIRLGSTNSHMIFEKGRKNFNTYATPYGDMTMSVYTHKLDVDYDNEDMPTDIHINYNVEIQGLMSSDNELNIHVKH from the coding sequence ATGAATAAAAAGAAGATATGGATATCAATTACCGGTCGAACTAAGCACTCAGAAGGCAAAGAAGACGTAATTGAGCTCGTCACCGAAGGCGAAATGTATAGAAAGTCAACAAGTGACTATATAATATATGATGAAACAGAGGTATCTGGTTTAGAGGGAACCACGACTACGCTTCAGATAGACAAGGGAAAGATGTCAATCATAAGATTGGGATCGACAAACTCCCATATGATTTTTGAAAAAGGCAGAAAGAACTTCAATACATATGCTACGCCATACGGGGATATGACTATGAGCGTCTACACTCATAAGCTGGATGTAGACTACGACAACGAAGACATGCCTACAGATATTCATATTAACTACAACGTAGAAATTCAAGGCTTGATGTCATCGGACAACGAGCTGAACATACACGTAAAACATTAA
- a CDS encoding VanZ family protein — translation MKVNKKYFRAAALFGYMVTVALLTLRPFAGAVMYEADYNFVLFASINNYMRHMQNFGMINYGAFCYFPGNPILFVKNIFTVSFINIWGNVALFVPMGVFMGMYFKKHKIIKTFLGGLAMSAAIEIAQFIGLSSRRADVDDIILNVFGSLVGVVAYLGIIKLTGSESADEN, via the coding sequence ATGAAAGTCAATAAAAAATATTTTAGAGCCGCAGCTTTATTCGGATATATGGTCACGGTAGCGCTTTTGACCTTGCGCCCGTTTGCAGGAGCGGTGATGTATGAAGCAGACTACAATTTTGTTTTGTTTGCGAGCATTAACAACTATATGCGCCACATGCAGAATTTTGGCATGATTAACTACGGTGCCTTTTGTTATTTCCCGGGGAATCCCATATTGTTTGTAAAAAATATATTTACTGTTTCCTTCATAAACATTTGGGGCAACGTGGCGTTGTTTGTTCCAATGGGAGTGTTCATGGGGATGTATTTCAAAAAGCACAAGATAATCAAGACTTTCTTAGGGGGGCTTGCAATGTCGGCTGCCATAGAAATAGCGCAGTTCATAGGCTTGAGCAGCAGGAGGGCAGACGTGGACGATATAATTTTAAACGTATTTGGAAGCCTGGTAGGAGTAGTTGCTTATCTGGGCATAATAAAATTGACAGGGAGTGAGTCCGCAGATGAGAACTAA
- a CDS encoding PIN/TRAM domain-containing protein has product MVIKAIRWIITALGIITGYQLAIAVLGISYVENALGSFSQAPFSMVIYVLSGLILGLAFYLISPEIIKIGLKISKKIENSLAVFSLQELVISTVGLIIGLTIAALLSLPISNFRLFPGVTEIIVTLIYILFGYMGITITSKNSELLTGLMKRSQKEIKPQKPKITCPKILDTSVIIDGRIFDICQTGFVEGSLVIPGFVLGELQYIADSSDSLKRTKGRRGLDILNRIQKELDIEVMISEKDFPDIKEVDAKLVQLAKEIKGKVVTNDYNLNKVAEFHGVGVLNINELSNAVKPVVIPGEEMVVTVLKDGKESGQGIAYLDDGTMIVVESGKRHVGNTIDVIVTSVLQTAAGRMIFAKPKKNGNK; this is encoded by the coding sequence ATGGTAATCAAGGCTATTAGATGGATAATTACTGCATTAGGGATAATAACAGGATATCAACTGGCTATTGCTGTGCTTGGCATCAGCTATGTGGAAAACGCACTTGGAAGCTTTTCACAAGCTCCGTTCAGTATGGTTATTTATGTTTTAAGCGGACTCATTCTCGGTTTGGCTTTTTATTTAATATCACCTGAAATTATAAAAATAGGATTAAAAATATCCAAAAAAATTGAAAATTCACTTGCAGTCTTTTCTTTGCAGGAGCTTGTCATTTCGACTGTGGGACTTATCATTGGTTTGACAATTGCCGCTCTTTTGTCTTTGCCTATCAGTAATTTCAGACTGTTTCCTGGAGTGACAGAGATAATTGTAACGCTAATCTATATTCTTTTTGGGTATATGGGAATAACCATAACAAGCAAGAATTCTGAATTGTTGACAGGGTTGATGAAAAGAAGCCAAAAGGAGATAAAACCTCAGAAGCCTAAAATAACTTGTCCAAAGATACTGGATACAAGCGTCATAATTGACGGGCGAATATTTGACATATGTCAGACGGGTTTTGTCGAGGGAAGCTTAGTAATACCCGGGTTTGTTTTGGGAGAGCTTCAGTATATAGCGGATTCTTCGGATTCACTGAAACGTACCAAGGGAAGAAGAGGTCTGGATATACTAAACAGAATTCAAAAAGAGCTGGATATCGAGGTTATGATCTCAGAAAAAGATTTTCCTGATATAAAAGAAGTAGATGCAAAACTGGTTCAGCTTGCAAAGGAAATAAAAGGCAAAGTGGTGACTAATGACTATAATCTGAACAAGGTTGCTGAGTTTCACGGCGTCGGCGTTCTTAATATCAATGAGCTTTCAAATGCTGTCAAGCCGGTGGTAATACCCGGAGAAGAGATGGTCGTCACGGTGCTTAAAGATGGCAAAGAATCCGGTCAAGGGATAGCGTATCTCGATGACGGCACGATGATCGTCGTTGAAAGCGGAAAGAGGCATGTGGGTAATACTATCGACGTGATAGTGACTAGCGTGCTGCAGACTGCAGCAGGCAGGATGATATTTGCTAAGCCTAAGAAAAATGGAAATAAATAG
- a CDS encoding D-alanine--D-alanine ligase: protein MSKIKVGIIFGGKSKEHDVSLMSASNVIEAMDKEKYDLTTIGIDKEGNWYIYEGIKEKIKDGSWILDEENLIKDFSVFHDDLIDEIDVFFPVLHGPNGEDGTVQGLLELMGKPYVGCGVLASAVGMDKVMCKKIFKDAGLPQGNFLSVKECFWAKDSDQIIDEIQSEIGYPCFVKPANMGSSVGISKAHDKQELIEGIKEAFQYDKKIIVEANINCREIECAVLGNDDPAASVLGEIVPSKEFYDYQSKYLDDGKSVLIIPADLSEEITEKIRNYAIEAYMAIDGNGLSRVDFFVEKDTDEIFINEINTMPGFTNISMYPKLWEHTGISYHDLIVKLIDLAFEKNL from the coding sequence GTGTCAAAAATAAAAGTAGGTATAATTTTCGGAGGCAAATCCAAGGAGCATGACGTATCTTTGATGTCTGCATCAAATGTTATAGAGGCGATGGACAAGGAAAAATACGATCTTACCACCATAGGAATCGACAAGGAAGGTAACTGGTACATATACGAAGGAATCAAGGAAAAAATAAAGGACGGATCATGGATCCTTGACGAAGAAAATCTGATTAAGGATTTTTCAGTATTTCACGATGATTTAATAGACGAGATAGACGTGTTCTTCCCGGTGCTCCACGGTCCGAATGGAGAAGACGGCACCGTTCAAGGCTTATTGGAGCTTATGGGAAAACCCTATGTTGGCTGCGGCGTCCTTGCTTCAGCAGTAGGGATGGACAAGGTCATGTGCAAAAAAATATTTAAAGATGCAGGGCTTCCTCAGGGGAACTTTTTGTCTGTTAAGGAGTGTTTTTGGGCTAAGGATTCAGACCAAATAATCGATGAAATTCAAAGTGAAATCGGATATCCTTGCTTTGTAAAGCCTGCGAATATGGGTTCCAGTGTTGGAATTTCAAAGGCACATGACAAGCAGGAGTTAATCGAAGGGATCAAAGAAGCTTTTCAATACGATAAAAAGATCATAGTTGAAGCCAATATAAACTGTAGGGAAATCGAATGCGCCGTTTTAGGAAATGACGACCCCGCAGCATCGGTTTTAGGCGAGATAGTTCCTTCAAAAGAGTTTTATGATTACCAATCTAAATATTTAGATGACGGGAAGTCTGTTTTAATAATACCTGCTGATTTATCAGAGGAGATTACCGAAAAAATCAGGAACTATGCTATAGAAGCGTATATGGCCATAGATGGAAATGGATTGTCGAGAGTAGATTTCTTCGTAGAAAAGGATACGGATGAAATATTTATAAATGAGATAAATACCATGCCGGGTTTTACTAACATCAGCATGTACCCCAAGCTTTGGGAGCATACGGGAATAAGTTATCATGACTTGATAGTGAAGCTGATAGATTTGGCATTTGAGAAGAATCTCTAA
- the ispD gene encoding 2-C-methyl-D-erythritol 4-phosphate cytidylyltransferase, whose amino-acid sequence MSKPFVSAIVVAAGSGSRMKAGINKQYLYLSGKPVLAHTLLAFEKCQMIDEVILVISENDFEVCKTEVIKPNKLKKIKEVVAGGSSRQESMYHGLLKVNKKADIVITHDGARPLVHQNTLLKCVEKTLEYGATIVAVPVKETIKVVDDDLEVVHTPKRSELWSVQTPQTFNYEILLKAHEKAREEGFTGTDDSMLVERLDFPIKIVKGHYDNIKITTPEDLIIAESIIQIFPE is encoded by the coding sequence ATGAGCAAGCCTTTTGTAAGCGCAATAGTGGTTGCAGCCGGATCAGGCAGCAGAATGAAAGCGGGAATAAACAAGCAATACCTTTATCTCAGCGGAAAACCGGTACTGGCCCATACATTGTTGGCTTTTGAGAAATGCCAGATGATTGATGAAGTTATATTAGTCATAAGTGAAAATGATTTTGAAGTCTGCAAAACTGAAGTCATAAAGCCCAACAAACTTAAAAAAATAAAAGAAGTGGTAGCCGGGGGAAGCAGCCGGCAAGAATCCATGTACCATGGCCTTTTGAAGGTAAACAAAAAAGCGGACATAGTAATAACCCATGACGGAGCCAGACCGCTGGTTCACCAGAACACATTGCTTAAATGCGTTGAAAAGACATTGGAATATGGCGCTACCATCGTAGCAGTCCCAGTCAAAGAGACTATCAAAGTAGTAGATGATGATTTGGAGGTAGTTCATACCCCTAAAAGATCTGAACTGTGGTCAGTGCAGACTCCACAGACTTTCAACTATGAAATCTTGTTAAAGGCCCATGAAAAAGCCAGGGAAGAAGGCTTTACCGGGACAGACGATTCTATGCTGGTGGAAAGACTGGATTTTCCTATAAAGATAGTCAAGGGTCACTACGACAACATTAAGATAACGACACCGGAAGATTTGATAATAGCTGAGTCTATAATTCAAATCTTTCCGGAATAA
- a CDS encoding SGNH/GDSL hydrolase family protein — translation MNILCYGDSNTWGFNAETGGRYPRDVRWTGILQELLGGKAFIIEEGLNGRTTVFDDVFQWSHTRNGKDYLPTCLMSHRPLDIVIMMLGTNDMKSCFNKSVWDIGRGMETLVDQIRGVMTEDCPDIIIASPPKLGKMSDYAPQFIGAQEKIKNLAAEYKKVAEAKKVGFINITDMLSAGDVDGIHIDEGGHRILAEKLYSYLENYRKD, via the coding sequence ATGAACATACTATGTTATGGGGACTCAAACACATGGGGATTCAACGCAGAAACAGGGGGAAGATATCCGAGGGACGTAAGGTGGACAGGGATCCTGCAAGAGCTTCTTGGCGGCAAAGCCTTCATCATAGAGGAAGGCTTGAACGGAAGAACCACCGTATTTGATGACGTCTTCCAGTGGAGCCACACGAGAAACGGCAAAGATTATCTACCTACCTGTTTAATGAGTCACAGACCTTTGGATATTGTTATCATGATGCTAGGTACGAACGACATGAAAAGTTGTTTCAACAAAAGTGTTTGGGACATAGGGAGAGGGATGGAAACTCTAGTTGATCAAATCAGAGGAGTAATGACGGAAGATTGTCCTGATATAATCATAGCATCTCCACCAAAGTTGGGGAAAATGTCTGATTATGCTCCTCAGTTTATAGGGGCACAAGAAAAAATCAAGAATCTAGCGGCAGAATATAAAAAGGTGGCTGAGGCTAAGAAGGTCGGGTTCATAAATATTACTGATATGCTAAGTGCTGGTGATGTGGATGGCATCCACATCGACGAAGGGGGACACCGGATTTTAGCTGAGAAGCTGTATTCATACCTCGAGAATTACCGAAAGGATTAA
- a CDS encoding patatin-like phospholipase family protein, with product MLGIVLEGGGAKGAYQIGVWKAIEELKISFQGVVGASVGALNGAMMVQGDFDRAKSLWETMEPKRIIAESAEIIDRVMDHEFITDDILCYRQEMKYVFGIEGFNIDPFKEILDECVNESAIRTSGKDFGLVTIDLEADEGIELFKEDIPKGKMKDFLLATSFLPFFKEEKICGKRYLDGGFYNNLPMNMLVKKGYKDLLVVKLNDREDRFPVDEKNLNVVRIIPSKNLGKTMDFSNDRILSNMETGYIDAMKTLSVL from the coding sequence ATGCTCGGCATAGTGCTTGAAGGGGGAGGAGCAAAGGGAGCATACCAAATCGGCGTTTGGAAGGCTATTGAGGAGCTAAAGATTTCATTTCAAGGAGTCGTAGGAGCGTCAGTGGGTGCTCTAAACGGGGCTATGATGGTTCAAGGAGATTTTGATAGGGCGAAAAGTCTTTGGGAAACCATGGAACCTAAAAGAATAATAGCTGAATCTGCAGAAATAATCGACAGGGTAATGGACCACGAATTCATAACGGATGATATCCTCTGTTACAGACAAGAGATGAAGTATGTTTTCGGTATCGAGGGGTTTAATATTGACCCGTTCAAAGAAATTTTAGATGAATGTGTTAACGAGTCGGCCATAAGGACAAGTGGAAAAGATTTTGGATTGGTTACAATTGACTTGGAAGCCGATGAAGGTATTGAGCTTTTCAAAGAGGACATACCAAAAGGAAAAATGAAAGATTTTTTGCTGGCTACCAGCTTTTTGCCATTTTTTAAGGAAGAGAAGATTTGTGGAAAGAGATATCTCGACGGAGGTTTTTACAATAACCTTCCCATGAATATGCTGGTGAAGAAGGGCTACAAGGATTTATTGGTGGTTAAGCTCAATGATAGGGAAGATCGATTCCCTGTGGATGAAAAAAACTTAAACGTAGTAAGAATAATTCCATCCAAGAATTTGGGGAAAACAATGGACTTTTCAAATGATAGAATTTTATCAAATATGGAAACCGGCTATATTGATGCAATGAAAACACTCTCTGTGTTATAA
- a CDS encoding CarD family transcriptional regulator: MYKIGDKIVYPMHGAGIIEDIEVKEILGETLPYYVLKFPVGNMKIMVPVNNCSDLGIRDIVKSEILDQALDVLRGSKSVLESNWNRRYRENLDKIKSGDILDVAEVVKDLYLMDREKGLSTGEKKMLNNAKQILISELALARDLNNQTAEDIIKDCLKE, translated from the coding sequence ATGTACAAAATCGGAGACAAGATCGTCTATCCAATGCATGGAGCGGGGATCATAGAGGATATTGAAGTAAAAGAAATACTGGGCGAGACATTGCCGTATTATGTACTTAAGTTTCCTGTGGGAAATATGAAAATCATGGTGCCGGTGAACAACTGCAGTGATTTGGGGATAAGGGACATAGTAAAAAGTGAGATTTTAGACCAAGCATTAGATGTTTTAAGAGGAAGCAAAAGTGTTCTGGAAAGCAATTGGAACCGAAGGTACAGGGAAAACCTCGACAAGATAAAAAGTGGAGATATCTTGGATGTTGCCGAGGTCGTCAAAGATCTGTACTTGATGGACAGGGAAAAGGGACTTTCAACCGGAGAAAAAAAAATGCTAAATAATGCAAAGCAGATTTTAATAAGCGAATTGGCGCTGGCGAGAGATCTAAACAATCAGACGGCCGAGGATATTATAAAGGATTGCTTGAAGGAATAG
- the argS gene encoding arginine--tRNA ligase — MTYTLNKVKDQIIEEVKNSIDKSIENGSFTLDELPEILLETPREKQFGDFSTNIAMQLPKLTKKSPRFIAEEIVKNFEKSNTDVAKVEIAGPGFINFTLNPDWIYSILNDIKKLSKDYGKTEYGKGKKVNVEFISANPTGPMHMGNARGGAIGDGMASVLAWSGHEVVKEFYINDAGNQIEKFGQSLEARYLQVNGVEVEFPEDGYKGEDITVHMNEFTQLYGNSYVDYDSRERREIFIAYALEKNIEKIKEDLSGYGIEYDVWFHESSLYEADEVAKIVKELTDKGHTYEKDGAIWFKATDFGCEKDDVLVRNNDVPTYFAADIAYHVNKLRTRGFDWSIDVWGADHHGHVARMKAALEAMGLSGDDLDVIIMQLVRLVRKGETARMSKRQGNMVTLSDLIDEVGKDAARFFFNLRSPESHFDFDLDLAVEESNENPVFYVQYAHARISSILRQVEEDLSTIQVDYALLKEEEEKELIRILAELPYEIISAVEKMDPSRITRYAMDVASNFHTFYNACRVRTEDKKLMKARIELVKSVRRVLKNVLDILGIKAPERM; from the coding sequence TTGACCTATACGTTAAACAAAGTTAAAGATCAAATTATAGAAGAAGTAAAAAACAGCATCGATAAATCAATAGAAAACGGATCATTCACTCTGGATGAGCTTCCTGAGATACTTTTAGAAACTCCCAGGGAGAAGCAGTTTGGAGATTTTTCTACTAATATTGCCATGCAGTTGCCGAAGCTGACTAAAAAGTCTCCAAGGTTTATTGCCGAAGAGATCGTCAAAAATTTTGAGAAGTCAAACACGGACGTGGCAAAGGTAGAAATCGCAGGGCCGGGGTTCATTAATTTCACGTTGAACCCGGACTGGATATATTCTATACTGAACGACATTAAGAAATTATCAAAGGATTACGGTAAAACTGAATACGGAAAAGGCAAAAAAGTAAATGTGGAATTTATAAGCGCGAACCCAACAGGTCCCATGCATATGGGGAATGCAAGAGGTGGAGCTATCGGCGATGGCATGGCCAGCGTTCTTGCTTGGTCCGGCCACGAAGTAGTTAAGGAGTTTTATATTAACGATGCCGGAAACCAAATTGAAAAATTTGGACAATCCTTGGAAGCTAGATACCTTCAGGTTAATGGAGTAGAGGTTGAGTTCCCGGAAGACGGATACAAAGGTGAAGATATCACAGTTCACATGAACGAATTCACCCAGCTTTACGGCAACAGCTATGTTGATTACGACAGCAGGGAAAGGCGAGAAATATTTATTGCCTATGCTCTGGAAAAAAATATAGAAAAAATAAAGGAAGACTTAAGTGGATACGGAATCGAGTATGATGTTTGGTTCCATGAGAGCAGCCTATATGAAGCTGACGAGGTAGCAAAAATCGTCAAAGAGCTCACCGATAAGGGACATACCTACGAAAAAGACGGAGCGATATGGTTTAAAGCAACTGATTTCGGATGCGAAAAAGATGACGTCCTTGTAAGAAACAACGACGTCCCAACATACTTTGCGGCGGATATCGCCTATCACGTAAATAAGCTTAGGACCAGAGGATTCGACTGGTCCATCGACGTTTGGGGTGCAGATCACCATGGTCATGTTGCAAGAATGAAGGCTGCTCTTGAGGCTATGGGCTTGTCAGGAGATGATCTGGATGTAATCATCATGCAGCTTGTCAGACTTGTCCGAAAAGGGGAAACTGCCAGAATGTCAAAGCGACAGGGAAATATGGTTACATTGTCCGATCTAATAGACGAGGTAGGCAAGGATGCGGCAAGGTTTTTCTTCAACTTAAGGTCTCCTGAAAGCCATTTTGACTTCGATCTTGATCTCGCAGTAGAAGAGTCAAATGAAAATCCGGTATTCTATGTCCAGTATGCCCATGCGAGGATAAGCAGCATTCTCAGACAAGTTGAAGAGGATCTGTCTACGATACAAGTCGATTATGCCCTTCTAAAGGAAGAAGAAGAAAAAGAGCTCATCAGAATTTTAGCAGAGCTTCCCTATGAGATAATCTCTGCAGTTGAAAAGATGGACCCGAGCAGGATAACACGTTATGCTATGGATGTAGCTTCCAACTTCCACACTTTTTACAATGCATGCAGGGTAAGAACAGAAGACAAAAAGCTGATGAAAGCCAGGATCGAACTGGTTAAGTCGGTAAGAAGGGTGCTAAAGAATGTTTTAGATATCCTTGGAATAAAAGCACCGGAAAGAATGTAA
- a CDS encoding aminoacyl-histidine dipeptidase, whose protein sequence is MRETFENLKARKVMEFFYDISQIPRGSGNERKISQYLETFAKDRGLFYIRYKNNNVMIRKPASAGKEDIPGVMLQSHMDMVCEKNSDTVFNFESDPIDIYLEGDFIKAKGTTLGADNGIGVAMTLAVLDSNSIAHPQIEGIFTVDEERGLTGAMEFDATEVTGKTLINLDSEEDDEILTSCAGGVRINHALKYKRVKRPKDTLCADIVLKGLQGGHSGMDITKGRANANRLLGRVLYAASREMKMNIVHISGGSKDNAIPREAFCRLTLEKWEKENLEIIIREYQRYFTKEYKGVESGILLDLKHVESDCDKVIDDVTTNKIIGILLLVPNGVISMSNEIENMPVSSANLGVVETKDDEIIISSAARSSVSSKKEEIISINNALSSHLETDISFHGNYPGWSYSEESPVRDVARKVYKELFGDEAKIVAVHAGVECGIFGEKIPGLDMISIGPNVYDVHSPAERLSISSTEKTWKFLLGLLEEIN, encoded by the coding sequence ATGAGAGAGACATTTGAAAACTTGAAAGCTAGAAAAGTGATGGAATTTTTTTATGATATATCTCAAATACCTAGAGGAAGCGGAAACGAAAGAAAGATAAGCCAATATCTCGAAACATTTGCCAAAGACAGGGGCTTGTTTTACATAAGATATAAAAACAACAACGTGATGATAAGAAAGCCTGCTTCAGCAGGCAAGGAGGACATCCCAGGGGTGATGCTCCAGAGCCATATGGACATGGTATGTGAAAAAAACAGTGATACTGTGTTCAATTTTGAAAGTGATCCAATAGATATATACCTTGAGGGAGATTTTATAAAGGCAAAGGGAACGACATTGGGCGCTGACAACGGAATCGGTGTGGCCATGACCCTTGCAGTCCTTGACAGCAACAGCATAGCTCACCCCCAAATTGAAGGAATTTTTACTGTTGACGAAGAGAGAGGCCTTACCGGTGCAATGGAGTTTGATGCGACAGAAGTGACGGGTAAGACGCTAATTAACCTTGACTCTGAAGAAGACGATGAGATATTGACAAGTTGCGCAGGAGGCGTAAGGATCAACCATGCCCTAAAGTACAAGAGAGTCAAAAGACCAAAGGATACCCTCTGCGCAGATATCGTCTTAAAAGGCCTTCAAGGAGGTCATTCCGGCATGGATATAACCAAGGGACGAGCAAATGCGAATAGACTTCTAGGAAGGGTCTTATATGCCGCGAGCAGGGAAATGAAGATGAATATCGTCCACATTTCCGGTGGCTCCAAGGATAATGCCATTCCAAGAGAGGCGTTTTGCAGGCTGACGCTGGAAAAATGGGAAAAAGAGAATCTGGAGATTATAATTAGGGAGTATCAACGATATTTTACCAAGGAATACAAAGGGGTCGAGTCAGGTATATTACTCGATTTAAAGCATGTGGAATCCGATTGCGACAAGGTAATTGATGATGTGACTACAAATAAGATCATCGGCATCCTTTTGCTAGTTCCAAACGGAGTGATAAGCATGAGCAACGAGATTGAAAACATGCCCGTAAGCTCAGCAAATTTAGGGGTTGTTGAAACCAAAGATGATGAAATCATAATATCTTCTGCTGCAAGAAGCTCGGTATCTTCAAAAAAAGAGGAGATTATATCTATCAACAATGCACTATCATCTCACCTTGAAACGGACATATCCTTTCATGGAAATTATCCAGGTTGGAGCTACTCAGAGGAGTCGCCGGTGCGTGATGTCGCAAGGAAGGTATACAAGGAACTATTTGGGGATGAAGCAAAAATAGTGGCCGTTCACGCAGGAGTGGAATGCGGCATATTTGGCGAGAAGATACCCGGGCTGGATATGATATCGATCGGACCTAACGTATACGACGTACACTCGCCAGCTGAGAGGCTGTCCATATCATCAACTGAAAAAACATGGAAGTTTTTATTGGGTCTTCTTGAAGAGATCAATTAA